A DNA window from Mus caroli chromosome 8, CAROLI_EIJ_v1.1, whole genome shotgun sequence contains the following coding sequences:
- the Ndrg4 gene encoding protein NDRG4 isoform X4, translated as MPECWDGEHDIETPYGLLHVVIRGSPKGNRPAILTYHDVGLNHKLCFNTFFNFEDMQEITKHFVVCHVDAPGQQVGASQFPQGYQFPSMEQLAAMLPSVVQHFGFKYVIGIGVGAGAYVLAKFALIFPDLVEGLVLMNIDPNGKGWIDWAATKLSGLTSTLPDTVLSHLFSQEELVSNTELVQSYRQQISNVVNQANLQLFWNMYNSRRDLDINRPGTVPNAKTLRCPVMLVVGDNAPAEDGVVECNSKLDPTTTTFLKMADSGGLPQVTQPGKLTEAFKYFLQGMGYMPSASMTRLARSRTASLTSASSVDGSRPQPCAHSDSSEGMGQVNHTMEVSC; from the exons ATGCCGGAGTGCTGGGATGGG GAGCATGACATCGAGACGCCTTACGGCCTTCTGCATGTGGTGATCCGGGGCTCTCCCAAAGGGAACCGCCCAGCCATCCTCACCTACCACGATGTGGGTCTCAATC ACAAGCTGTGCTTCAACACCTTCTTCAACTTTGAGGACATGCAGGAGATCACCAAACACTTTGTGGTGTGCCATGTGGATGCCCCTGGGCAGCAGGTGGGAGCGTCACAGTTCCCTCAGGG GTACCAGTTCCCCTCCATGGAGCAGCTGGCCGCCATGCTCCCGAGTGTGGTACAGCACTTTGG GTTCAAGTACGTGATTGGCATTGGAGTGGGAGCCGGAGCCTATGTGCTGGCCAAGTTTGCA CTCATCTTCCCTGACCTGGTGGAGGGGCTGGTGTTGATGAACATTGACCCCAACGGCAAAGGCTGGATTGACTGGGCTGCCACCAAG CTCTCTGGCTTGACCAGCACTTTACCAGACACTGTACTCTCCCATCTCTTCAGCCAG GAGGAGCTGGTGAGCAACACCGAGCTGGTGCAGAGCTACCGGCAGCAGATCTCAAACGTGGTGAACCAGGCCAACCTGCAGCTCTTCTGGAACATGTACAACAG CCGCAGAGACCTTGATATTAACCGACCTGGGACGGTGCCCAATGCCAAGACCCTCCG CTGCCCAGTGATGCTGGTAGTCGGAGATAATGCACCTGCTGAGGACGGGGTG GTTGAGTGTAACTCCAAACTGGACCCAACCACCACGACCTTCCTGAAG ATGGCAGATTCTGGCGGTCTTCCTCAGGTGACACAG CCAGGGAAGCTGACTGAGGCCTTCAAGTACTTCCTGCAAGGCATGGGCTACA TGCCCTCAGCCAGCATGACCCGCCTCGCACGCTCACGTACCGCATCTCTCACCAGCGCCAGTTCCGTGGATGGCAGCCGCCCTCAGCCCTGCGCCCACTCAGACAGCAGTGAGGGGATGGGCCAGGTCAACCACACCATGGAGGTGTCCTGCTGA
- the Ndrg4 gene encoding protein NDRG4 isoform X3 — MPECWDGEHDIETPYGLLHVVIRGSPKGNRPAILTYHDVGLNHKLCFNTFFNFEDMQEITKHFVVCHVDAPGQQVGASQFPQGYQFPSMEQLAAMLPSVVQHFGFKYVIGIGVGAGAYVLAKFALIFPDLVEGLVLMNIDPNGKGWIDWAATKLSGLTSTLPDTVLSHLFSQEELVSNTELVQSYRQQISNVVNQANLQLFWNMYNSRRDLDINRPGTVPNAKTLRCPVMLVVGDNAPAEDGVVECNSKLDPTTTTFLKMADSGGLPQVTQPGKLTEAFKYFLQGMGYIAHLKDRRLSGGAVPSASMTRLARSRTASLTSASSVDGSRPQPCAHSDSSEGMGQVNHTMEVSC, encoded by the exons ATGCCGGAGTGCTGGGATGGG GAGCATGACATCGAGACGCCTTACGGCCTTCTGCATGTGGTGATCCGGGGCTCTCCCAAAGGGAACCGCCCAGCCATCCTCACCTACCACGATGTGGGTCTCAATC ACAAGCTGTGCTTCAACACCTTCTTCAACTTTGAGGACATGCAGGAGATCACCAAACACTTTGTGGTGTGCCATGTGGATGCCCCTGGGCAGCAGGTGGGAGCGTCACAGTTCCCTCAGGG GTACCAGTTCCCCTCCATGGAGCAGCTGGCCGCCATGCTCCCGAGTGTGGTACAGCACTTTGG GTTCAAGTACGTGATTGGCATTGGAGTGGGAGCCGGAGCCTATGTGCTGGCCAAGTTTGCA CTCATCTTCCCTGACCTGGTGGAGGGGCTGGTGTTGATGAACATTGACCCCAACGGCAAAGGCTGGATTGACTGGGCTGCCACCAAG CTCTCTGGCTTGACCAGCACTTTACCAGACACTGTACTCTCCCATCTCTTCAGCCAG GAGGAGCTGGTGAGCAACACCGAGCTGGTGCAGAGCTACCGGCAGCAGATCTCAAACGTGGTGAACCAGGCCAACCTGCAGCTCTTCTGGAACATGTACAACAG CCGCAGAGACCTTGATATTAACCGACCTGGGACGGTGCCCAATGCCAAGACCCTCCG CTGCCCAGTGATGCTGGTAGTCGGAGATAATGCACCTGCTGAGGACGGGGTG GTTGAGTGTAACTCCAAACTGGACCCAACCACCACGACCTTCCTGAAG ATGGCAGATTCTGGCGGTCTTCCTCAGGTGACACAG CCAGGGAAGCTGACTGAGGCCTTCAAGTACTTCCTGCAAGGCATGGGCTACA TTGCACACTTGAAGGACCGAAGGCTGAGTGGAGGAGCAG TGCCCTCAGCCAGCATGACCCGCCTCGCACGCTCACGTACCGCATCTCTCACCAGCGCCAGTTCCGTGGATGGCAGCCGCCCTCAGCCCTGCGCCCACTCAGACAGCAGTGAGGGGATGGGCCAGGTCAACCACACCATGGAGGTGTCCTGCTGA
- the Ndrg4 gene encoding protein NDRG4 isoform X1: protein MKVLGHRLQLLTGLLLHDVTMTGLQELRFPEEKPLLRGQDATEMDNPDAFLSVVDTDWKEHDIETPYGLLHVVIRGSPKGNRPAILTYHDVGLNHKLCFNTFFNFEDMQEITKHFVVCHVDAPGQQVGASQFPQGYQFPSMEQLAAMLPSVVQHFGFKYVIGIGVGAGAYVLAKFALIFPDLVEGLVLMNIDPNGKGWIDWAATKLSGLTSTLPDTVLSHLFSQEELVSNTELVQSYRQQISNVVNQANLQLFWNMYNSRRDLDINRPGTVPNAKTLRCPVMLVVGDNAPAEDGVVECNSKLDPTTTTFLKMADSGGLPQVTQPGKLTEAFKYFLQGMGYIAHLKDRRLSGGAVPSASMTRLARSRTASLTSASSVDGSRPQPCAHSDSSEGMGQVNHTMEVSC, encoded by the exons ATGAAGGTGCTGGGACACAGGCTCCAACTGCTGACAG GGCTTCTGCTCCACGACGTGACCATGACGGGGCTGCAGGAGCTGCGATTTCCCGAGGAGAAGCCCCTGCTCCGGGGCCAGGATGCCACCGAGATG GATAACCCTGATGCCTTCCTCTCAGTTGTGGACACAGACTGGAAG GAGCATGACATCGAGACGCCTTACGGCCTTCTGCATGTGGTGATCCGGGGCTCTCCCAAAGGGAACCGCCCAGCCATCCTCACCTACCACGATGTGGGTCTCAATC ACAAGCTGTGCTTCAACACCTTCTTCAACTTTGAGGACATGCAGGAGATCACCAAACACTTTGTGGTGTGCCATGTGGATGCCCCTGGGCAGCAGGTGGGAGCGTCACAGTTCCCTCAGGG GTACCAGTTCCCCTCCATGGAGCAGCTGGCCGCCATGCTCCCGAGTGTGGTACAGCACTTTGG GTTCAAGTACGTGATTGGCATTGGAGTGGGAGCCGGAGCCTATGTGCTGGCCAAGTTTGCA CTCATCTTCCCTGACCTGGTGGAGGGGCTGGTGTTGATGAACATTGACCCCAACGGCAAAGGCTGGATTGACTGGGCTGCCACCAAG CTCTCTGGCTTGACCAGCACTTTACCAGACACTGTACTCTCCCATCTCTTCAGCCAG GAGGAGCTGGTGAGCAACACCGAGCTGGTGCAGAGCTACCGGCAGCAGATCTCAAACGTGGTGAACCAGGCCAACCTGCAGCTCTTCTGGAACATGTACAACAG CCGCAGAGACCTTGATATTAACCGACCTGGGACGGTGCCCAATGCCAAGACCCTCCG CTGCCCAGTGATGCTGGTAGTCGGAGATAATGCACCTGCTGAGGACGGGGTG GTTGAGTGTAACTCCAAACTGGACCCAACCACCACGACCTTCCTGAAG ATGGCAGATTCTGGCGGTCTTCCTCAGGTGACACAG CCAGGGAAGCTGACTGAGGCCTTCAAGTACTTCCTGCAAGGCATGGGCTACA TTGCACACTTGAAGGACCGAAGGCTGAGTGGAGGAGCAG TGCCCTCAGCCAGCATGACCCGCCTCGCACGCTCACGTACCGCATCTCTCACCAGCGCCAGTTCCGTGGATGGCAGCCGCCCTCAGCCCTGCGCCCACTCAGACAGCAGTGAGGGGATGGGCCAGGTCAACCACACCATGGAGGTGTCCTGCTGA
- the Ndrg4 gene encoding protein NDRG4 isoform X2 yields MKVLGHRLQLLTGLLLHDVTMTGLQELRFPEEKPLLRGQDATEMDNPDAFLSVVDTDWKEHDIETPYGLLHVVIRGSPKGNRPAILTYHDVGLNHKLCFNTFFNFEDMQEITKHFVVCHVDAPGQQVGASQFPQGYQFPSMEQLAAMLPSVVQHFGFKYVIGIGVGAGAYVLAKFALIFPDLVEGLVLMNIDPNGKGWIDWAATKLSGLTSTLPDTVLSHLFSQEELVSNTELVQSYRQQISNVVNQANLQLFWNMYNSRRDLDINRPGTVPNAKTLRCPVMLVVGDNAPAEDGVVECNSKLDPTTTTFLKMADSGGLPQVTQPGKLTEAFKYFLQGMGYMPSASMTRLARSRTASLTSASSVDGSRPQPCAHSDSSEGMGQVNHTMEVSC; encoded by the exons ATGAAGGTGCTGGGACACAGGCTCCAACTGCTGACAG GGCTTCTGCTCCACGACGTGACCATGACGGGGCTGCAGGAGCTGCGATTTCCCGAGGAGAAGCCCCTGCTCCGGGGCCAGGATGCCACCGAGATG GATAACCCTGATGCCTTCCTCTCAGTTGTGGACACAGACTGGAAG GAGCATGACATCGAGACGCCTTACGGCCTTCTGCATGTGGTGATCCGGGGCTCTCCCAAAGGGAACCGCCCAGCCATCCTCACCTACCACGATGTGGGTCTCAATC ACAAGCTGTGCTTCAACACCTTCTTCAACTTTGAGGACATGCAGGAGATCACCAAACACTTTGTGGTGTGCCATGTGGATGCCCCTGGGCAGCAGGTGGGAGCGTCACAGTTCCCTCAGGG GTACCAGTTCCCCTCCATGGAGCAGCTGGCCGCCATGCTCCCGAGTGTGGTACAGCACTTTGG GTTCAAGTACGTGATTGGCATTGGAGTGGGAGCCGGAGCCTATGTGCTGGCCAAGTTTGCA CTCATCTTCCCTGACCTGGTGGAGGGGCTGGTGTTGATGAACATTGACCCCAACGGCAAAGGCTGGATTGACTGGGCTGCCACCAAG CTCTCTGGCTTGACCAGCACTTTACCAGACACTGTACTCTCCCATCTCTTCAGCCAG GAGGAGCTGGTGAGCAACACCGAGCTGGTGCAGAGCTACCGGCAGCAGATCTCAAACGTGGTGAACCAGGCCAACCTGCAGCTCTTCTGGAACATGTACAACAG CCGCAGAGACCTTGATATTAACCGACCTGGGACGGTGCCCAATGCCAAGACCCTCCG CTGCCCAGTGATGCTGGTAGTCGGAGATAATGCACCTGCTGAGGACGGGGTG GTTGAGTGTAACTCCAAACTGGACCCAACCACCACGACCTTCCTGAAG ATGGCAGATTCTGGCGGTCTTCCTCAGGTGACACAG CCAGGGAAGCTGACTGAGGCCTTCAAGTACTTCCTGCAAGGCATGGGCTACA TGCCCTCAGCCAGCATGACCCGCCTCGCACGCTCACGTACCGCATCTCTCACCAGCGCCAGTTCCGTGGATGGCAGCCGCCCTCAGCCCTGCGCCCACTCAGACAGCAGTGAGGGGATGGGCCAGGTCAACCACACCATGGAGGTGTCCTGCTGA
- the Ndrg4 gene encoding protein NDRG4 isoform X5 yields the protein MTGLQELRFPEEKPLLRGQDATEMDNPDAFLSVVDTDWKEHDIETPYGLLHVVIRGSPKGNRPAILTYHDVGLNHKLCFNTFFNFEDMQEITKHFVVCHVDAPGQQVGASQFPQGYQFPSMEQLAAMLPSVVQHFGFKYVIGIGVGAGAYVLAKFALIFPDLVEGLVLMNIDPNGKGWIDWAATKLSGLTSTLPDTVLSHLFSQEELVSNTELVQSYRQQISNVVNQANLQLFWNMYNSRRDLDINRPGTVPNAKTLRCPVMLVVGDNAPAEDGVVECNSKLDPTTTTFLKMADSGGLPQVTQPGKLTEAFKYFLQGMGYIAHLKDRRLSGGAVPSASMTRLARSRTASLTSASSVDGSRPQPCAHSDSSEGMGQVNHTMEVSC from the exons ATGACGGGGCTGCAGGAGCTGCGATTTCCCGAGGAGAAGCCCCTGCTCCGGGGCCAGGATGCCACCGAGATG GATAACCCTGATGCCTTCCTCTCAGTTGTGGACACAGACTGGAAG GAGCATGACATCGAGACGCCTTACGGCCTTCTGCATGTGGTGATCCGGGGCTCTCCCAAAGGGAACCGCCCAGCCATCCTCACCTACCACGATGTGGGTCTCAATC ACAAGCTGTGCTTCAACACCTTCTTCAACTTTGAGGACATGCAGGAGATCACCAAACACTTTGTGGTGTGCCATGTGGATGCCCCTGGGCAGCAGGTGGGAGCGTCACAGTTCCCTCAGGG GTACCAGTTCCCCTCCATGGAGCAGCTGGCCGCCATGCTCCCGAGTGTGGTACAGCACTTTGG GTTCAAGTACGTGATTGGCATTGGAGTGGGAGCCGGAGCCTATGTGCTGGCCAAGTTTGCA CTCATCTTCCCTGACCTGGTGGAGGGGCTGGTGTTGATGAACATTGACCCCAACGGCAAAGGCTGGATTGACTGGGCTGCCACCAAG CTCTCTGGCTTGACCAGCACTTTACCAGACACTGTACTCTCCCATCTCTTCAGCCAG GAGGAGCTGGTGAGCAACACCGAGCTGGTGCAGAGCTACCGGCAGCAGATCTCAAACGTGGTGAACCAGGCCAACCTGCAGCTCTTCTGGAACATGTACAACAG CCGCAGAGACCTTGATATTAACCGACCTGGGACGGTGCCCAATGCCAAGACCCTCCG CTGCCCAGTGATGCTGGTAGTCGGAGATAATGCACCTGCTGAGGACGGGGTG GTTGAGTGTAACTCCAAACTGGACCCAACCACCACGACCTTCCTGAAG ATGGCAGATTCTGGCGGTCTTCCTCAGGTGACACAG CCAGGGAAGCTGACTGAGGCCTTCAAGTACTTCCTGCAAGGCATGGGCTACA TTGCACACTTGAAGGACCGAAGGCTGAGTGGAGGAGCAG TGCCCTCAGCCAGCATGACCCGCCTCGCACGCTCACGTACCGCATCTCTCACCAGCGCCAGTTCCGTGGATGGCAGCCGCCCTCAGCCCTGCGCCCACTCAGACAGCAGTGAGGGGATGGGCCAGGTCAACCACACCATGGAGGTGTCCTGCTGA